From the Hordeum vulgare subsp. vulgare chromosome 1H, MorexV3_pseudomolecules_assembly, whole genome shotgun sequence genome, the window AGGTCCGCGCATCTCTTTGATTCTAGTTttaataccattatcatgcttgattattattttgattgaactctattcttatAAAGTGTTTGAGGCAGGGAGATGGAAATAGTTTATGCGTACACTACGTTTCTGAGTTCATTCGTCCAACAACATGTGAGAATGACATAATTTTAGGAAAACttaaagtacgtaaataatattcacaattttattttgctttgagtttcattcatatatattGACCCTTTTTTAATTAGATCGAACAGACGCGGAATGAACTCTTACCAAAGAATCGCATACGAGCAACTAATGAGGAATTGACGGAATTCTTACTTTAAAAGGTCATATTTAAAATCGAAGAATATCACCGGTAATTGGTAAGGAATTTCGGTAATTAGATACTAGGGATCGTAATAtatattatattgtatatatgcataACATGTATTATATGTAGTAGCGTAGACTATGAgtctgtttgggactgctctgctTCTTAAAACTCAGCTCTGCTTCAGAAAAGAcaagccaaacggggtagcttCACAATATGCCGCTCCGCAAAAAACTATAATCTGAAAGTACAACTTCAAAGTTTTTATGAAGCTAGTGAGAGGGTGCTTCAAAAAACTCTAGAATCTGGAGTTGGGGGGAAATTAtccaccactgccaccagtaagtggatacccttcatttctttcccctcaaccaatcaattagattctttccaacaaattttatatttttgaagttggagctagatggaagccaaacattctcttggTGGTGCTATAACTTCTGTATGAAACCGCTTCGAAATGAATTTGATGAAGTAGAGCTGATTTTGGTTAATTGAAGCAGTCTCAAACAGATCCTATATATATGTACTAGTCATGATgtaaacttgttgttcgaccaaacaCGAAGAGAGAGGTCAGTTCTTACCGTACTCTAACCAATTTAATTTTCATGTCGTTAACTTTAGTCATATTTATATAGATAGGATGTTGATATTTTTCGAATGTATGTTTGGAAAGGGTACAACAGATTGCAAGATCCTCGTGTTCAAGTTGGTATTGCCCAACCGACCTAACGACGGACAGGGAAAGGAGCGACGGCCAACGGCGGAGGCAGCCCGTTGTTTCCGAGGCTACATCCAGCGTGCGCGGTTAGAAAAATCAAGGCTGGTATAGTAGCTGGTCTCATGCGCCGCCGCCGCTGCAGCCcggctatttatttatttatccaTCATCTCAAGAGTCCAAAGCCACCTGCCCCCAACCAAGAAACGGAGCAAAGGTTGAGGCTTGAGGTGAGGAGGAGCCAAGGGCCGCCCACCTACCGCCGGCGCCCCCCTCAACCCCGCCCCCTCGGGCCACGCATCGCCGGCGCCGCTCCCCTACTTCATCCTCGGCCCCCGGGGCATCCTGCCGCGCCGCTGTCTCCACCCCGTCCCAGGAGTTCTCTGCCGACTGATTCggtctccttccttccttcccttccttccaggTATGAGCAGCTACTAGGTTGTTTCGTCTCATCCAGCGCACCGCAAGTTCCTCTCTCTTGTTGAAAATCAGTCGATCCCACCAGGGCAGGGTTAGATCCGCCCCTGCTCGTGCCGACGTTTTGTATGGCCTCACGGGTCCGTTACTAATTGCTGTTGCAAGATGCGCCAATGCGCTCATACTCTCTGCAAGATTTCCGTCCACTGCCATGATACAGATGAACCCCCCCTTTGCACAGATCCAGGGATCTGATTCTCTGCGTATCGCAATCGCACAGCCTGCATCATGTCAGTTTACCAAAAGCTTAACTTGCTGCCTTCTGAATACAAGACGAGATCCTGCATCATGCTAACCAGGGGAAATTTATCTCCTGATACGTTTTTACAGTAGTATACTACTACTTGTTTGCATTCCGCTGCCGGGGAATAAACGTCACAAGTTTTTTATGTGTAATTTGAACTCCTGTCCCATCACAGTAATAATTCATAattactactgctgttcctttggTGTTCAGAATGGAGGGTGGGAATAGTTTGACATCACTTGCTCCGTTGATGCTTGCAAGAAGATACATAGTAGTATAACTTACAATCAAATACCCTTGTTTGATCCTCATTACCATTTGTTTCAAGTGTTCCTACACCTACTCCATGGATTCTGTGATTAGGTGAGAATCTGCGTGCTACCACTGTATTAGGCTATTAGTGTGGTTCCAACACTCAAACTGAATTTGTAATTAGACTCTGCATGTTACCGTTGTATATAGATCTGATATAATTCTGTTCCTGCAGTTGGACATGGCGTCAGCTGTTACCATGACTTCAGCCAGTGCTCAGGCCGCTTTGGTTTCAAGGCCAAGGAGTCATGGCATCACAAGCTTCGGTGGCTTGaaggcatcgtcgtcgtcatcaattGGCTTTGAACTCGGCTCTTCATTCCTTGGCAAGACCACATCGCTTCGGGCGTCTGGTGTCACAAGGGTCGTGCCAAAGGCAAAGTCTGCGGCTCAGATACTACCTGAGGCATCTTACAAAGTGGCAGTACTTGGTGCTGCTGGAGGCATCGGTCAACCATTGGGTCTGTTAATCAAGATGTCTCCTCTGGTCTCAGAACTGCGCCTGTATGATATTGCAAATGTCAAGGGAGTCGCTGCTGATCTCAGCCACTGCAACACACCTTCTCAGGTCATGGACTTTACCGGCCCTGCAGAACTAGCCAACTGCTTGAAAGGTGTGGATGTCGTTGTCATCCCTGCCGGGGTCCCAAGAAAGCCAGGCATGACTCGTGATGACCTGTTTAACATCAACGCAGGCATTGTCAAGTCGCTTATTGAGGCTGTTGCAGACAATTGCCCTGAGGCCTTTATCCATATTATCAGCAACCCAGTCAACTCCACAGTGCCAATTGCTGCTGAGATTCTGAAACAGAAGGGTGTCTACAACCCCAAGAAGCTTTTCGGAGTTTCCACCCTAGATGTTGTCAGGGCTAACACATTTGTAGCTCAGAAGAAAGACCTCAAGCTCATTGACGTTGATGTCCCAGTTGTTGGTGGTCATGCTGGAATTACAATCCTACCTCTGTTGTCGAAGGCTAGGCCATCTGTCACCTTCACGGATGAGGAAACCGAAGAGCTGACAAAGAGGATACAGAATGCTGGGACAGAGGTGGTGGAGGCGAAGGCCGGTGCTGGATCTGCTACACTGTCCATGGCCTATGCTGCTGCCAGATTTGTCGAGTCGTCACTCCGCGCATTGGCTGGTGACCCAGATGTTTACGAGTGCACGTATGTCCAGTCTGAGCTAACTGAGCTGCCATTCTTTGCGTCCAGAGTTAAGATTGGGAAGAATGGTGTCGAGTCCATCATCTCTTCTGACTTGGAGGGAGTGACCGAGTACGAGGCCAAGGCACTCGAGGCATTGAAGCCTGAGCTGAAGGCCAGCATCGAGAAGGGCATCGAGTTTGTGCACAAGCAGCAGGGAGCCACCGCGTCCGTTTGAGGTAAAGGAGAACGATAACTCCGTATGAAGAGAATAAAGGCAAAATGATTGTCCTCGTCTTAAGTTTTGCAGCCTAGAGTGTTGACATCGTGTAGGAAGGAGTATGCCCTGGAGCAGATATATTTCTCAGTTGTCGGTCGGTTTCTTATGATTCTAGATTGCATGAGGGCGTGAAGCCCCGAATCGACTCCCTGTTCCGGGGCCTTATTTTGTTTGACACATTACACCTGCTGTTCTTGTAGCTTCCGAAGTTGACAAACCGTGGAATAAtaataaaagcatttgtttgataGTTGCCCTTGCCCGAACCGGAACCTCTTATGTGGGAACCTGAACTATGTTGTGGTCACCATCAGGTTCCTATACTCTTGATGGAAACATCATTTCTTTGGATACTCTGTCGTTTTCCATGTGTTTTAATTGATTTTGTTATAGTGATTGGTTGGCGTGTCTATACAAAATTATGTTGCCAGTCTTGTTTTCGATGGGAACAATGTCTCTGAGTGTGAGAGGGGCTGCTGGAAGTGCATATGCTGTTTTGGTACAATTTGGCCGTTTTGTCCTGAGCTGCTGGTGCACCCATCATGCGAGCAAGCAAAATGGAGTCTGCGAACCACCAAACTTCATCGGTGCTTGTTGTAACCTCATCTGCTGCCTGAGATGAAGCCCTTTCTACAGATCCAGGGGTGCGATTGTCTGAATAATTGTAAATTGTTCGTTCATGTCAGGAGGTAATTGTTGTATACTGAATAGAAGATAAATCTCTAATTCAGCAAGCTCCCTGGGAATGGAGCTCCCAGGGTATCGATTTGGCCCCGATTATCAATCTCCAAGTGTCCCTCACGACgtcatccatttcttcatccctCGCATTGGATGGTTCTCTCCCTCGCCTTGGTTCCGTGTGGGATTGTCATTGTGCTGCCTCCTTCCTCTGTTGCGCCACCGTGTTCCCCATTATTTGACTTATTTTTAGTTGCGATAGGGGTGGCGTTGGTCGATTTGGGGATCTAAGTTTGAAGTGGTCTGCCTTTCGTGGGCCTTAGGTTTGCGGTTGTCCCTATGGGCGTTGGTCGATTTGgggttcctattgttattagtaaGCGTGCACGTGCAATGCACGTCTTATTAGAATTTAAAAAAATTGCACGTATCATTAGAATTCAGAAAATGAATTCCTAAATCTCACAGTTTCAATCTACGATATTTACAATCATGCATGTGGAATGATTTTGGAGTGCATCCATTTACTCGTTGAGTTTAAATCTTGATGACTTATCCTTTTCTTAAACAATAAAATGTGTATTTATCTCGTGATATTATGGGCATAGGAATAAGTATCAAACACAACCCCTACCAGCGCGCGCTATCCAAGGCTCATGCACATATATGAACTCTCAAAAATCCAAATTTTGATAACATATAAATGATCACAATAGTTGTTCACCATATCATATGCACATTATCTCATATATTATGTAATTTAAGATGGTCAAGAGGTCCAAAGGAAAGTAATCAAACAATGGAGAGATTGAGACCGATCAAGAGTAAAAAAAACTTACCAATAAGTGCTAAAAATGTAAACATCAAATATATCAGTCTATTTCAAACAATATAAAGAGTCAAACAAAGTGTGAGAACAACAAAATCACCAACAAAACTACATTAGAATAATTGTATGAAGTTGAGGACTTCGATACACCATAAATCACGAAAAATACAATGTGTTTTCCTTCTAACTTGTTCATCCATGCATTAAGGGCATGGAATGCATACTTCCTACTTTCAAGGATACACAACAATTTACACAATGTAGAGCCAGCTATCCTCCTTACTATCATCCAGGCATACCATCTGCAAAGCTTTAAATGTATCCTTCCCTATTGCCATACATGTCACGATATTCCCCATAATTACCAGCAGTTAAGATGTCCATTCCTTATATcacgaagtaataaagaaagatatTTAGCATGTTAACCTGTTGGAGCGTAATATTTATCATAGAATTTTTTTCATAGAAGGATAATAGACTGCAAGAGTAGATGcatatttgcatgtctcaaatcagTTACTTAATCATATCCCATAAATGAACTTTGTAACAAGATGCTAACAGCATATATAATCTTTGATGCACGTCTCGACTAATGAAATTCGTGAAAAATAAATCATCAATTAAGTAAATTGAACGACTCAATATCAAGACCCATTATTTTAATTTAATAGCATGCCAAACCTATCACATAAAGAACCTTTCCAAGATAATATGTTAAATGAAACTGGCAATTCTTCACGGAGATGCAACCACAATCTTAAATGTGCAAATATTCCTTAATGTTCAGTGAGAAATTGTTTAATCAAATGTAGATAGGGTTAAAGGGACAAATACGTAGCAAACAAGAAACATGAAAATCAGATTACTCTCTAATGCAGCTGCTGTAGGGGTTATTGATAGGATTATCTTCAACGAACTCATTATAAATTTATCAATAGGTATCAACATGGACTTTAATATATCAGGTGGCAACCTAACAACTATTAATCTAAACTCACTTGTGCAAACTTGCTACCATTTGGCATCAGTAAGTGCGTCAAAATTATATAAGCAAAACATATGTATGTCTTCATAAAAGAAGAAATGCTAGAATAATCAATCTTGATGGTGTCACATCTAGGACAGTACAAAAAATACTAAATTTTAAAAGAAAATTTAATGCAATGACAGTAATACCCGGGCCTGTTATTGTAGAAAGACACCCATCCAACAACTAACTTTAAtcgttactagcaaaagggcccgtgcgttgcaacggaagaaaaaaaaataccaaACGTttctaatctttttataatcattttgatttattaaaataataagctaactaaataATGTAGtcggtcctatcctattttgttgagaaatcaacccgttcattgttaattccatcatgataagaaattgagcgggacaagcaaagcaaaacaaaagaggctacgtgaattgatcaatggactgttatcttatttcactcatggggtagagaatgtgggatcagatgacaaactgaaggttgtTCCTCTGAAATTCATACTCTGAATTCCCCATGCCTCCTGATCCATAGATGTTCCTACGGTGATGAACATCTGCCCTGAAGTTAGGGTCTGTGTTTCCTGTCCGAAAGAAGTTCGCACCTTCATTGAATGGATACGACTGGTTCTTTTGATTTTCAGAAGGTAAGACCTTTTCTATTCCAGCACTATTAAATGACGTACGAAGAATTGCTTCTCTCGTATGGTTACCAGACCCAAAATTCTTGCACTCTTCTGAGATGTTAGGCTGGGAAACAAGACCAAAAGGTATGGTAACATCTTCACTAACTGCACTCTGATAAACTTTTTCTTCAGTTGATGAATGTAAGCAGTTGGTCTTCACATCTGCATCAACTATAACTGTTTGAAGTGGCATCAGAGACACATTCCTGCTTGCCAGTTGGCTGGAGTCAAGCACGCATGAACCCAAGGATGTTGCAACATTCTCAGTTTCTTTCTCTTTAAGTGAACCAGGCAGAACTTCATCACGGTTCTTTTGAATGGTACTGTCTACATTCAAATTTCCCCCATCTGTGATCTCTGCATTAACTACTGTGAATGAGTTTGTCAGAGATACCTCATCTGGATTTTTCTTTAGCCTCAAACCCGTGCATGTAGGAGCTTCTGTGTGGTTCTCAGTAACCATCGACGTCAAACCGGAGGTACTAGTGCTAGTTGGCAAAGAAAGATGCTGTGAAGTGCTTGTGTTATGAACATGACTACTGTTCTCTTTTCCTCTACTTCTATTCTTTTGCCTCTTCTCATCCTTCAAGCCGCTAGAGTTAAGAGAAGATCTGttattgttttccttcaattcttccgagaTCCCTGCCAAGTCGGCATTCTTCCCGTCTTCGCATGCTGGATCTTCATTCTGAAAATCAATATTAACATTAGCATTTCAAGGGACTATTAAGTACTAACACcggtacttcctgcttcctatatATGCGTCATATATGCGTCGAGCTCCTTGGCGGCTGCGCCGCGGGCCACGTCCTCCTGCAGCTTCTTCCTCTCGGCCTGCAGAGAGCTGATGGTGATGTTGAGCATGTCGACCTCCACCGTCTTGATCTTGAGCTGCTTCTGCAGCTCAGACACGTCGGTCTCCTGTTCCTTGAGGCCGTAGTACTCGAGCAGCTCGCCCTCGAGCTTCACCTCCCGCTCCTCTAGCTCCCTCACCAGGTCGCGCAGCCGCTCCATCTTGGCTGCGTTGTTGGCCATGTCCGCGTTGTACGTGGACCGCTCAAAGCTGTCGCCCGGTATCGGGATGTCGATCTCCCCGCCCAGGAGGCTCTCGATCTCCGAGAAcatgtcgtcctcatcgtcatccacCGACGGGGCCGAGTTGATTATGCCGCTGATCGTCttgacctcttcctcctcctcttctttctccccCTGAAAGGCAGTGGAGGTGTGTACATACATGCGCAGTAGCCcgagccttctccttcttctttgcttGGCCATTGTCTGAAAGAAGCGATGCAGCAGAGCTTCTGGCCACCGGAGCGAGCGTGTGTGGCCGGCGGAACGACCTCCCAGCGCTGCCCTGCCTAATTGCGGCCCCACGCCCGACCGCTGCCGGGAGGATCTCCTCCGCCGCCAACTTCTCTGCTCTTCGCGCAAACCACCTCTAGCCACCGGAGCGAGCGTGTGTGGATAAGGCAAGAAGGGATGATTTTGTAAAgtgaggactgcgggttgatttcccAAAAACAGAAGGGTTTTTATGTAAAACTGGCGTGGCGGATATTCCGACAGAAACAatggcctctttattattaggttaaGATATGAGACACATCTTCAAAACTCCATCAGGACAACCATTTGAGCTGGGCGGCAAATTATAAGTACACAGCTCAAATGTAGCAAGAACTCACTTCCTTCTTTTCCAAAAA encodes:
- the LOC123448865 gene encoding malate dehydrogenase, chloroplastic-like, translating into MASAVTMTSASAQAALVSRPRSHGITSFGGLKASSSSSIGFELGSSFLGKTTSLRASGVTRVVPKAKSAAQILPEASYKVAVLGAAGGIGQPLGLLIKMSPLVSELRLYDIANVKGVAADLSHCNTPSQVMDFTGPAELANCLKGVDVVVIPAGVPRKPGMTRDDLFNINAGIVKSLIEAVADNCPEAFIHIISNPVNSTVPIAAEILKQKGVYNPKKLFGVSTLDVVRANTFVAQKKDLKLIDVDVPVVGGHAGITILPLLSKARPSVTFTDEETEELTKRIQNAGTEVVEAKAGAGSATLSMAYAAARFVESSLRALAGDPDVYECTYVQSELTELPFFASRVKIGKNGVESIISSDLEGVTEYEAKALEALKPELKASIEKGIEFVHKQQGATASV